The Lutra lutra chromosome 7, mLutLut1.2, whole genome shotgun sequence genome segment TAAGATTGCAGGTATCCAACGGCTCCCTTCATGTAGGCAGCGGACATTTACTGGGGACTGTACATGCATCTGGCAGAGGCTGGGCACTAGAGAATGGGGAGAATTCAGAGATAAATAAGGCAATCACCCCCTGTCCTGAAGTAGCCCCTGGCATATACGTCTAGGCTGGgcaaggtgggtgggtgggggcaggtaaAAAATTAAGCTACGGGGGCTCTAAGAATAACAAGTTCTTGGTGTGGCTCTGGTAAGGAGATTctaaagtgaaataagtgaggATAAGGCTGAACAGACAACAGGGCAGGAAAGCAGGGCAAAACACTGAAAAGGTAGGGTAGAAAGGAGAGAGGGTAGGGATTTGAGTTGTCCCTAAAGCAGGGGAGTGACAGCCAGAAGATTCCAGAGACTCAGGTGAAACGGCACCAAAGCAAGGAAGTTTTGGAATGAGACGAAAAATACAAACACcataaaacatgaagaaaatgcaGATCTTGTTTCCTGGccctaaaatattttcacaatctAAATATAGCATCTTAGGGCAGGATCTAAGATATACAAGATACATTAAATGAAGTGTAAGAAATGGAAACAGCAACTGAAAAATGCTAGattacaatgaaaatttaagatttttaccAACCTTGACTGATCTGTAGAGTTTCTGCCATTACTGGGTCAATTTGCAGTCGGGATAACAACTGCCTCTGTTGAGTTCCTAGAATAACAGATTTTACAACTTTACTAAACTTAAAAACAATCCCAGCATGTGTGTTTCCCGAATATGAAGCCTGAAATAATCTTTATgggtttttaacttaaaaataatttattagctTCAACAATGCAATTTAATAATACTTATAGACCAAAGGTCTGTAAGAGAAAAACCTATACTCCGagttaaaacaaaaactgcaATGCAGGGCATTCCTAGTTCTCCCTTTATCCGGAAGCTAGTATTCCTGGACTGGAGGTAAAGCCTGGGAATAAAGGTAAAAGGCTGGAAAATCCAGGAGGTGGTGCTGCGTGGACCCAGAGCTTGAGCCATAATTGACGGGTGACAGCCAAGTGCAATATCAAAATGAGAAAACTCTCCCTTCACCATCTGGCTGCGCACCATTACAACTCATCCCCAACCCTAGAATTGCAAAGCGAAACACAGCAGAGTTATCTGATCATAGAATTCCCGAAAGATAAAGCTTAGTCTATCTAAGCTTAGatagacaaagaaaataataaataaataagtatgacATTTAAAAGGTCTGGAGTCTAGGTCCTACATGAGCATGAAAACAATCATCTGGGTGGTtgagtcagttatgcatctgcctttggcttaggtcatgatcccagcgttctaggatcaagccctacattgggctccctgctcagcggggagtctgcttctccccctgtgttctctcactcactgtcaaataaataagtaaaatcttaaaaagaaaatcatctgaATCTCCTGTAAAAAAAGATATTCGCTAGAGTATTTATGATGTCTTTAAAAAGTCCGTAACTTCCTCAGTTacactgcaaattaaaacaaagcagTGACACAGAACTGATCTTCTCTATCTTCAATATGAAGGCTGGGAGGATGTCACACTTCTCCAAACCTCCCCTCCTCCACAGTGCTTAGGAGATATTAGGTACTCACttgcagatttatttatttaagattttactggggggtgggggaggcaagagagagaacataagcaggaagaaggggcaaagggagagggaggagactccccgcaagcagggagcctgatgtgggacttaatcccagggccctgggatcatgacctgagctgaagacagatgcttaacggactgagccacccaagcacccctcacttgcagatttaaaaaaagttatcaaaaccAAAATTAAGTCTTATCAACAGtgcattaaaataatcattcaccatgatcaagtagcatttattccagggatacaaTGATGATTCAATctccgcaaatcaatcaacatggcacaccaaattaacaaaataaaaagctaagtAAGAATTGCGattcttggtggctcagttgttaagcgtctgccttcagctcaggtcgtgatttcagggtcccggGACGGAGcccgcactgggcttcctgcttctccctctcccactgcctctgcttgtgttccctctctctctgcgtctgtcaaataaataaataaatacataaataaaatctttgtaaaaagaaaagaatcaggatTCTCTCGATACAggaagaaagagcatttgacaaaattcaacacccatttaAACTCTCAATAAagcaggtttagagggaacatacctcaacataataaaagacaCATATAATaaaaccacagctaacatcatactcataACATCATAAGATCAGGAACAAGCCAAGGATGTTCATTCTCACCAcctttattcaatatagtactggaagtcccagccacagcaatcagacaaaaaataaaaggcatccaaattggaaaggaaattaagaaacagaaaaaaccaaaacaacaacaacaaaaccccccacAGATGACATATATACGCAAAacccctaaagactccaccaaaaaactatcaGAAGAAATTAATTCAGtcaagttgcaggacacaaaattaaaatatagaaatatgttgtgtatagaaatacactaataacaaagtagcagaaacagaaattaagaaaacaatcctactGACAgctgcaccaaaaagaataaaatacctagaaatacatttaaccaagaaggggaaagacctgtactctgaaaactgggAGATAGAAGAAACTggagaggacacaaataaatggaaagatacaacatgctcatggactggaaaaaataatactattaaaacgtgcatattggggcacctgggtggctcagtgggttgggccgctgcctttggctcaggtcatgatctcagggtcctgggatcgagtcccgcatcgggctctctgctcggcagggagcctgcttccctgtgcTATGCtaccatgaagaaagagaaaaacaagtaccaTGCTATTTCtactgatatgtggaatctaaaaaagaataaaaatgaacacaagacagaaacagactcataaatacataGAACTAGTGGTTGCAGTGGAGAGGAGCAAATAAATTAAGAGAACTAAGAGGAACAAACTTCTGGTTATAGTCAGAGATGTaaagtacagcatggggaatatagtaaAATAGTTTAATAACTTCATAtggggggagcgcctgggtggctcagtccatgatcccagagtcctaggaccAAGTCCCgtatcagggtccctgctcacaaagaggcctgcttctccctttcccactcccctgcttatgttccctcttgctatctctctgtcaaataaataaataaaatctttaaaaataattactttgtatggtaacagatggttaACTATACTTAGTGTGAGAACTTCataatgtgtatataaatgtCGGATAACtatacacacctgaaactaatataatactgtcaCCTACACTTCAGTTTagagtaaactttaaaaaaagtaggggcacctcAGCGCAGTCGGTTAAatctccaactcttggtttcagctcagtcattatctcggggtcatgggatcaagccccaaatcaggctttgcactcagtgcagagtctgcttgggattctctctgtccctctcctgctatcttgctctccaaaataaatatttttttttaaaatcttaaaaagtaaaacaaaagtgGTACGGTACAGTGTAGAAAGGGATGTGACTGATAGGGTTCCAAATACTGAAATATTAGTAGGATGccagaatattaatttttaatgtacttaCTACTAGTAGTTTCATGAGAACAGCCTTTGCTCACTCAGTACATTAGCTGGCAATCAAATGCCATGTTTCATTAAAAGGGgtttttcgggacgcctgggtggctcagttggttaagcagctgccttcagctcaggtcatgatcctagcgtcctgggatcgagtcccacatcgggctccttgctcagcggggagcctgcttctccctctgcctctgcctgccattctgtctgcctgtgctcgctctctctccctctctctctgacaaataaataaaatctaaaaaaaaaaaaaaaaagggggggggctttcaactttattttaaaaattttaagtaatcgctacacacaatgtggggctcaaacatATGACCCCCAAATCTAGAGTCacaagcttaaccaactgagccaaccaaggtACCTGGGGTTTTCAATTTTAAATGCTCAATTCAAAATtctatcaattattttaaaatgttatattggggtgcctgggtggttcagtgggttaaagcctctgccttcggctcaggtcatgatcccagggtcctgggatcaagctctgcatcgggctctctgctcggcggggagcctgcttccccctctttctctctctgcctgcctctctgcctacttgtgatctctctctccgtcaaaaaaaataaaatctttaaaaaaataaaaagataaaaaaaataaaatacattacttTTAAATGGTATGTCAAAAAAGGTTAACTCCTTGCAAAATTATCATggtaaaaacaaagtaaatccCAATGAACTGATCTGAAATGCAGGAGTCATTTGATCAGGTTGTACTCCTGTAAGACAGCTTGGAAAACTAACACATATTAGGGTTACTAGAAGAAACTCTTTCAGTTCTAATATTACAATAGGTCTCTTTAATACAATGAATAATGAaagaattacacattttaaaaataatttcatgaaaaCAGATACATGAAAGAGGACCATTCTCTCCCATTTCAAGTTTTGCTCCTCTTTGTTCACCTCTccctttaaaacataattttaaagagaTCCACTAAAGAGAATTATGGTAACTTCTAGGCTTCTAAGTTAATCATGTGGACTCCAAATTTGTCATTATACATCAGAAATTCAAGTTTTGTGACTCGCTGCCTCCATATGTGAACTAATCAAGTCACATAAAAAGACACAGATCCAAGGGTGAGCTACCTAGAAGATATCAAATACTAAACATTTACCTTTCTCAATGTTTCTAAGGAAGCCAATTATTTTTACGTCAGTAGTCCTTGACTGTGATTCAAAATCTACTTCCTCTTGAAGATCTTCGAACTGTTTATTGCACTCAGATGTTGATGttgaacattcattcattttaacctCCAAAGATGAAATTTTTGCTTCATTCTGTGACACTCTAACATTTAGATCAAAAAGATTTGCTTCCACTGTCAAAATTGCAGCTTTCATTCCCTTAATTTCATTGATATCAGTTGATATTTTCCTTAAAAGATGGGAAATATTGTCTAGCTCATTCAGTGAACAAGAAGAACTTGTTACAGAACCTAAGTCAATTGGCCCAGGTGAGAAGAAAATCGGTAAAGATGGTGATGGAAACCTTGAAgacattttcataaaattctctctccctcttaatatttcttaacttttccttCACAGCCCATTAAATTgtttcatcaaaaataaaaacagtgattaaggcttcaaatttaaaaagtattaagagttagtaacattttaaaaccTACAACTAAAAAGATAGGATTGTACATTTCTGGAGTCAGAACTCAAACTAAATTTGAAAATGCTAAACAAACCAGACCAATGTTCTCTTTGTTACAACTAAGAAGCCTTAATTAATATGAAGCCCCCTATATCCTTTAAGTCCTACTTAATGCTCCTCTCCAAACAATAAACCCTATTATTGCATAAGAAATAATTCTGGCTTCTGATTGGCTGAAAGCAGACAAGTGGACACAaagaattttctattatttaccTCACATGACAAGAAGCACTGAAGATctgaagtaaaaattaatataatgacATTAAGTACCTTATACCTGGATATGATGTGAAATTTAATGATGTGAATTTTGTCCCTTCATCTATTAAACCATAATTTTCAggcttcaattatttttaaattgttttatctaGTACCCTGAGTTTCATTTACCCTTGAAAATAGTATACAGCAGTATTTAGCACTTCCTTTTTAGGGGAAGGGTAGGGGGATAACTGGACCCACAATCACAGacaaatctcttttaaaatacatggaaataatgCAATACTGCTGCATGGATATGGTATGGTAGGAATTTACAGATAAATGAGGACTTGGCCTTGATTCAGTGATAGACTAATATTAGGTAAGTGATTTTCTCCACAGTGAGagttatcttttaatttttagagtatACTCTGAAAcaccaaatttttaatttaatgtcctatttatctttattttttttaattttttaaaatttttatttacttgacagagagagagcaagagagggaatacaagtagagggagtgggaaagggagaagcgggcttcccactgtGGGATGTGGTTCAATCCcacatcccaggatcccaggatcatgacctgagccgaaggaagacacccaaagactgagccacccaggaacccctaatttatctttttctttggttgcttgtgcttttggtgtcataatctgagaaaccattgcctaatccaagcTCATTTAGGTTTACACCTATTTCTTCCCTAAGAGTTTTATGAAATTAGCTCTTACATGTTagcctttgatccattttttagTTAGTTTACATAAAGtgagggtccaatttcattctctgcatgtggatattcagttgtcCAATGCTATTTGCTGAAAAGCCAATCTATTCCCCACTGAACTGTCTTGGCAACCTTATTGAAAACCAACTTAATCAGGGCACctcgtggctcagtcgttaagcgtctgcctttggctcgggtcatgatcccagggtcctgggactgagccctgcatcaggctccttgctctgtgggaagccttacttttccctctcccactctccctgcttgtgttctctctcttgctgtgtctctcactgtcaaataaataagtaaaatcttaaaaacaaacaaacaaacaaacaacttatGATAAACATGTTGGTTTATTTCCAGATGCTCAATTTGATTTTACAGA includes the following:
- the ZC3H14 gene encoding zinc finger CCCH domain-containing protein 14 isoform X12 produces the protein MKMSSRFPSPSLPIFFSPGPIDLGSVTSSSCSLNELDNISHLLRKISTDINEIKGMKAAILTVEANLFDLNVRVSQNEAKISSLEVKMNECSTSTSECNKQFEDLQEEVDFESQSRTTDVKIIGFLRNIEKGTQQRQLLSRLQIDPVMAETLQISQAEMSELSVVQKPEKLLERCKYWPACKNGDECAYHHPVSPCKAFPNCKFAEKCLFVHPNCKYDAKCTKPDCPFTHMSRRIPVLPPKPVATPASPSSSQLCRYFPACKKMECPFYHPKHCRFNTQCTRPDCTFYHPTITVPPRHALKWIRPQTSE